One Deinococcus sp. LM3 genomic region harbors:
- a CDS encoding LysM peptidoglycan-binding domain-containing C40 family peptidase gives MKLSHVLLTALALSGTASAATYTVKAGDTLYSIAKATGVDASTLMKLNRLNSSTINVGQKLTVSGAASAPAARATTAAAPAARGSTFIRSAATRYLGIRYVLGGNGNGGIDCSAYTMNVFRQMGINLPRTAAAQWRVGSPVSRRDLRAGDLVFFNTMGRTASHVGIYLGDGMMANANSYQGRTVVEPLFSNSYWANRYDGARRVLN, from the coding sequence ATGAAACTCTCCCACGTACTTCTGACCGCACTTGCCCTGAGTGGCACCGCCAGCGCCGCTACCTACACCGTCAAGGCCGGTGACACCCTGTACTCCATCGCCAAGGCCACCGGTGTGGACGCCAGCACGCTGATGAAACTCAACCGACTGAACAGCAGCACCATCAACGTCGGTCAGAAACTGACGGTCAGTGGCGCCGCCAGCGCCCCCGCCGCCCGCGCCACCACTGCCGCCGCCCCCGCTGCCCGGGGCAGCACGTTCATCCGCTCGGCCGCCACCCGCTACCTCGGGATCCGCTACGTGCTGGGCGGCAACGGCAATGGCGGTATCGACTGCAGCGCCTACACCATGAACGTGTTCCGCCAGATGGGCATCAACCTACCCCGCACCGCCGCCGCCCAGTGGCGGGTCGGCAGCCCCGTCAGCCGCCGCGACCTGCGCGCCGGGGACCTGGTGTTCTTCAACACCATGGGCCGCACCGCCAGCCACGTCGGCATCTACCTCGGCGACGGCATGATGGCCAACGCCAACTCCTACCAGGGCCGCACGGTCGTGGAGCCCCTGTTCAGCAACTCGTACTGGGCCAACCGCTACGACGGCGCCCGCCGCGTCCTGAACTGA
- a CDS encoding uracil-DNA glycosylase — protein MTDPHPAGTLSVGTLATLEGQNRACRACHLRPGCTQVVVAEGRADAPLLIVGEGPGAHEDREGRPFVGPGGQLLDRILHAAGIGRDEAYLTNVVKCRPPGHRDPLPHEARTCAAHWLEPQLTRLRPRVILAVGHTAAAYLLDTRLNMSALRGQWFRYRHDDGQGGTYEAPLMPLLHPAYLLRRDTRAPGGPKSLTWRDIREAAAVLRGDHEPQQFADPAPPDMQGQPGLF, from the coding sequence GTGACCGACCCGCACCCCGCCGGCACCCTCTCTGTCGGTACCCTCGCCACCCTGGAAGGCCAGAACCGCGCCTGCCGCGCCTGCCACCTGCGGCCCGGCTGCACGCAGGTCGTGGTGGCCGAGGGCCGCGCCGACGCCCCGCTGCTGATCGTGGGTGAAGGCCCCGGCGCGCACGAGGACCGCGAGGGCCGCCCCTTCGTCGGGCCGGGCGGGCAACTGCTGGACCGCATCCTGCACGCCGCCGGGATCGGGCGGGACGAGGCGTACCTGACCAACGTCGTCAAGTGCCGCCCCCCCGGCCACCGCGACCCCCTGCCGCACGAGGCCCGCACCTGCGCCGCCCACTGGCTGGAACCGCAGCTGACGCGGCTGCGTCCGCGCGTGATCCTGGCTGTCGGGCACACCGCCGCCGCCTACCTGCTGGACACCCGCCTGAACATGAGCGCCCTGCGCGGCCAGTGGTTCCGGTACCGGCACGACGACGGGCAGGGCGGCACGTACGAGGCCCCGCTGATGCCGCTGCTGCACCCCGCCTACCTGCTGCGCCGCGACACCCGCGCGCCCGGCGGCCCCAAGAGCCTCACGTGGCGCGACATCCGCGAGGCGGCGGCCGTGCTGCGCGGCGACCACGAACCGCAGCAGTTCGCGGACCCCGCCCCGCCCGACATGCAGGGCCAGCCCGGCCTGTTCTGA